The Canis lupus baileyi chromosome 29, mCanLup2.hap1, whole genome shotgun sequence genome includes a region encoding these proteins:
- the OAT gene encoding ornithine aminotransferase, mitochondrial — MMFSRLAHLQTVAVLRRGVHSSVASATSVATKKTIQGPPSSDYIFERESKYGAHNYHPLPVALERGKGIYVWDVEGRKYFDFLSAYSAVNQGHCHPKIVNALKNQADKLTLTSRAFYNNVLGEYEEYVTKLFNYHKVLPMNTGVEAGETACKLARRWGYTVKGIPKYKAKIVFAAGNFWGRTLSAISSSTDPSSYDGFGPFMPGFEIIPYNDLPALERALQDPNVAAFMVEPIQGEAGVVVPDPGYLMGVRELCTQHQVLFIADEIQTGLARTGRWLAVDHEGVRPDVVLLGKALSGGLYPVSAVLCDDEIMLTIKAGEHGSTYGGNPLGCRVAIAALEVLEEENLGENAEKMGIILRNELMKLPSDIVTAVRGKGLLNAIVIRETKDYDAWKVCLRLRDNGLLAKPTHGDIIRFAPPLVIKEDEIQESVEIINKTILSF, encoded by the exons ATGATGTTTTCCAGACTAGCTCATTTGCAGACCGTTGCTGTGCTCCGTCGTGGAGTTCATTCTTCAGTGGCTTCTGCTACGTCTGTTGCAACTAAAAAGACAATCCAAGGCCCTCCATCTTCTGATTACATTTTTGAGCGAGAATCTAAATATGGTGCACACAACTACCATCCTTTACCTGTAGCCCTGGAAAGGGGAAAAG gtattTACGTATGGGATGTAGaaggcagaaaatattttgacttcCTGAGTGCTTACAGTGCTGTCAATCAAGGCCATTGCCATCCGAAGATTGTGAATGCTCTGAAAAATCAAGCAGACAAACTGACCTTAACATCCAGGGCTTTTTATAATAATGTACTTGGTGAATATGAAGAGTATGTTACTAAACTTTTCAACTACCACAAAGTTCTTCCTATGAATACag gAGTGGAGGCTGGAGAGACCGCTTGCAAACTTGCTCGTAGGTGGGGATATACCGTTAAGGGTATTCCAAAATACAAAGCAAAGATTGTTTTTGCAG ctgGAAATTTCTGGGGGAGAACATTGTCTGCCATCTCCAGTTCCACAGACCCGAGCAGCTACGATGGTTTTGGACCGTTTATGCCAGGTTTTGAGATCATTCCATACAATGATCTGCCTGCTCTCGAG CGTGCTCTTCAGGATCCAAACGTTGCAGCTTTCATGGTAGAACCAATTCAGGGTGAGGCGGGCGTCGTCGTTCCGGATCCCGGCTACCTGATGGGTGTGCGAGAGCTCTGCACCCAGCACCAG GTTCTGTTTATTGCTGATGAGATTCAGACAGGATTGGCCAGAACTGGAAGGTGGCTGGCTGTCGATCATGAAGGGGTCAGACCGGATGTAGTTCTTCTGGGAAAGGCACTTTCCGGAGGCTTATACCCT GTATCGGCGGTGTTGTGTGATGATGAAATAATGCTGACCATCAAGGCGGGGGAACATGGGTCCACGTACGGAGGCAACCCGCTAGGCTGCCGAGTGGCCATCGCAGCCCTGGAG GTTTTGGAAGAAGAAAACCTTGGCgaaaatgcagaaaaaatggGTATCATCCTGAGAAACGAGCTCATGAAGCTGCCATCTGACATTGTCACCGCTGTCAGGGGGAAAGGATTACTAAATGCTATTGTTATTCGAGAAACCAAAG ATTATGATGCTTGGAAGGTGTGTCTGCGGCTCCGCGATAACGGACTTCTGGCCAAGCCGACCCATGGCGACATCATCAGGTTTGCACCTCCACTTGTGATCAAGGAGGATGAGATTCAGGAGTCTGTGGAAATCATTAACAAGACCATCTTGTCTTTCTGA